From the Cohaesibacter sp. ES.047 genome, one window contains:
- a CDS encoding cation diffusion facilitator family transporter has protein sequence MTGSPHNHSADTGHVHSHDHGHSHVPAVTKDNEHNILVSFLVILSFMVVEAVGGILSGSLALLADAGHMLTDAIALGLAYLAFRLGRRKPDAKRTFGYARFEVVAGLVNAVTLFGIVGWIIYEAIGRFGAPQPVMAAPMLIVAIIGMIVNLFVLWYLTRGDTEHVNIKGAVLHVMGDLLGSVGAILAAIVIWLTGWTPIDPILSVFVAMLILRSAWGLLKNTLHILFEGAPANVNSDMVIQHIQDNVPDVASVHHVHVWSLTSGRVLATLQVQPTAQADIRALIKQVEHELETKFNIEHSTIGLDLEGDASCSLENPPQLNAAHIGHNH, from the coding sequence ATGACTGGTTCCCCACATAATCACAGCGCAGATACCGGACATGTCCATAGTCATGATCACGGCCATTCTCATGTGCCCGCTGTAACTAAGGACAATGAACACAATATCCTTGTGTCCTTCCTGGTCATTTTGTCCTTCATGGTGGTCGAGGCTGTGGGGGGGATTCTTTCCGGCTCCCTCGCTCTTTTGGCGGATGCAGGACATATGCTGACCGATGCAATCGCGCTTGGTCTGGCGTATCTGGCTTTCAGACTGGGGCGTAGAAAGCCGGACGCAAAGCGCACATTCGGTTACGCACGGTTTGAGGTTGTTGCCGGACTTGTCAATGCGGTCACGCTCTTTGGTATTGTGGGCTGGATCATTTACGAAGCCATTGGGCGGTTTGGGGCACCGCAGCCGGTGATGGCAGCGCCAATGCTCATCGTTGCCATAATCGGGATGATCGTGAACCTGTTCGTGCTGTGGTATCTGACCCGGGGCGATACCGAGCATGTGAATATCAAAGGCGCAGTGTTGCATGTGATGGGGGATTTGCTTGGCTCTGTCGGGGCAATTCTTGCTGCGATTGTCATCTGGCTGACCGGTTGGACCCCGATTGATCCGATCCTGTCGGTCTTTGTTGCGATGCTGATCCTGCGTAGTGCCTGGGGACTTCTCAAAAATACCCTGCATATTCTGTTCGAAGGCGCACCCGCCAATGTAAATTCGGATATGGTCATCCAGCATATCCAGGATAATGTGCCGGATGTCGCGAGTGTCCACCACGTCCACGTTTGGTCGCTGACCTCGGGCCGCGTCCTCGCAACGCTTCAGGTACAACCCACGGCGCAGGCAGATATTCGCGCCCTGATCAAGCAAGTGGAACATGAACTGGAAACGAAATTCAATATCGAGCATTCGACCATCGGGCTTGACTTGGAAGGCGACGCGAGCTGTAGCCTTGAAAATCCTCCCCAGTTGAACGCGGCGCATATCGGCCACAACCACTAA
- a CDS encoding metalloregulator ArsR/SmtB family transcription factor, whose amino-acid sequence MTSANIKPSPAGQCPAENANKEETQPLDHSALSQNEFTILAETFRLLGDSSRLRILLCCLPGPISVGDIADKLDLSHSLVSHHLRLLRGARLVKGERRSKQVFYEIADHHVSHVLQDMAVHIVEDHAED is encoded by the coding sequence ATGACGTCGGCGAACATAAAGCCAAGCCCCGCGGGACAATGCCCGGCAGAAAATGCCAATAAAGAAGAGACCCAGCCTCTTGATCACAGCGCACTATCGCAAAACGAGTTTACAATTCTTGCCGAGACGTTCCGGCTGCTTGGCGACTCGTCGCGATTGAGAATTCTGCTGTGTTGCCTGCCCGGTCCGATTTCTGTCGGCGATATAGCGGATAAGTTGGACTTGTCGCATTCTCTTGTCAGCCATCATTTGCGACTGCTGCGCGGTGCCCGCCTCGTGAAGGGTGAGCGGCGCTCCAAGCAAGTCTTTTATGAAATCGCTGACCACCACGTCAGCCATGTCCTTCAAGACATGGCAGTTCATATCGTGGAGGACCATGCGGAGGACTAG
- a CDS encoding alpha-hydroxy acid oxidase: protein MGFLNYAQARTAAKRRLPKGLFDYIDRGVGEEASLKALSKSLNETVIVPRILSGLVEPELSTTLFGKRYSAPFIIAPTAMAGLIHQGGEMALARAAKTFGIPFCLSTQSLSSVDEVAAAVPDLDLWMQIYLWQDLSYSEQLLKRAWDAGARVAVMTVDTPKGSRKEWNMQSGFDMPFRISPRSVGDLALRPGWLLRVILPHMLRSGLPAMNNFPHGIQPKLLGRKIHPGLTMRRGLSWDDVAWLRDKWSGPLVLKGILAPDDAEKAISMGADGIVVSSHGARNFDASPAPINVLSDISSVCAGRVTVMADSGIRRGLDVLRYQEKGARAVMLGRLPIYALAAEGMKGVTKALEILSEELSEALRYR from the coding sequence ATGGGATTTCTGAACTACGCGCAAGCACGCACGGCCGCCAAGCGCCGTCTGCCCAAGGGCCTGTTCGACTATATTGATCGCGGTGTGGGCGAAGAAGCCTCTCTAAAGGCTCTGAGCAAGTCTCTGAACGAGACCGTCATTGTCCCGCGCATCCTTTCCGGACTTGTCGAGCCAGAGCTATCGACGACACTCTTTGGCAAGCGCTATTCAGCACCGTTTATCATAGCGCCAACCGCCATGGCGGGCCTGATCCATCAAGGCGGCGAAATGGCGCTGGCCCGCGCTGCAAAGACATTCGGAATACCCTTTTGTCTTTCTACCCAGTCCCTGAGCAGCGTTGATGAGGTCGCCGCTGCAGTGCCGGATCTTGATCTATGGATGCAAATTTATCTCTGGCAGGATCTGAGCTATTCCGAGCAGTTGCTAAAGCGGGCATGGGACGCAGGGGCGCGCGTTGCCGTGATGACCGTGGATACACCCAAGGGATCGCGCAAGGAATGGAATATGCAAAGTGGCTTTGACATGCCGTTTCGCATTTCTCCCAGAAGCGTTGGCGATCTTGCGCTACGGCCCGGCTGGCTTTTGCGGGTCATCCTGCCCCATATGCTGCGCAGCGGGCTTCCCGCCATGAACAACTTTCCACACGGCATACAACCCAAGCTGCTTGGTCGTAAAATACATCCCGGACTGACCATGAGACGTGGGCTGTCTTGGGACGATGTCGCGTGGTTACGAGATAAATGGTCAGGGCCTCTGGTCCTGAAGGGCATTCTGGCACCTGACGACGCCGAAAAGGCCATCTCTATGGGCGCTGATGGGATTGTTGTTTCCTCCCATGGTGCGCGTAATTTCGATGCGTCTCCCGCACCGATCAACGTGCTTTCAGACATCTCGTCTGTCTGTGCTGGTCGGGTAACTGTCATGGCCGATAGCGGGATACGCAGAGGACTGGATGTCCTGCGCTATCAGGAAAAGGGAGCGAGAGCCGTGATGCTTGGCAGGTTGCCGATTTACGCCTTGGCGGCAGAAGGCATGAAAGGTGTCACCAAGGCTCTTGAAATCTTGAGTGAGGAGCTATCCGAAGCCCTGCGATACAGGTGA
- a CDS encoding helix-turn-helix domain-containing protein, which translates to MSSLKLVEGTPLMGQIKAREAGLEEEGEALAERIVTLRKERKLTLQECAKLSGVAASTLSKIERRDLSPTISTLQKIAAGFSMELTDLLNSNRPVFSPGRRSISRKGEGRPHTSYSCENALLCGELMNKRMIPIRTLVTARHPDDYGVWPKSDNEIFLFVVSGKMVVHSKVYEPLELSAGDSVYYDASSEHCWTSVSEQDAEVIWVMST; encoded by the coding sequence GTGTCTAGTTTAAAATTGGTGGAGGGCACGCCGCTAATGGGGCAAATCAAAGCACGAGAAGCCGGTCTTGAAGAAGAGGGAGAAGCGCTCGCCGAGCGCATCGTCACCTTGCGCAAAGAACGCAAACTGACCCTTCAGGAATGCGCCAAGCTGTCCGGCGTTGCCGCATCTACCCTGTCCAAGATCGAGCGCCGGGATCTCTCGCCCACAATCTCCACGCTACAGAAGATTGCCGCGGGCTTTTCCATGGAATTGACGGATCTTCTCAATTCCAATCGCCCGGTTTTCTCTCCCGGCCGCCGCTCCATTTCCCGCAAGGGAGAAGGCCGCCCGCATACATCCTATTCCTGTGAGAATGCCCTCTTGTGCGGCGAGCTCATGAACAAGCGCATGATCCCCATCCGCACCTTGGTAACTGCTCGCCACCCCGACGATTACGGGGTCTGGCCAAAGAGCGACAACGAGATCTTCCTGTTCGTTGTCTCAGGCAAGATGGTCGTGCATTCAAAGGTCTATGAGCCCCTTGAGCTGTCCGCAGGCGATTCTGTCTACTATGACGCCAGCAGCGAGCATTGCTGGACTTCTGTCAGCGAACAGGATGCCGAAGTCATCTGGGTCATGAGTACCTGA
- a CDS encoding TRAP transporter substrate-binding protein, with the protein MNFMKKARLGVTLSAALLLGAANAQADTVRFAHVDGEGDLLNNTYWTWTEVFSSDLSVLSNGKFDVEVFPNGQMGDLESLAEQNARGTLQMVGGLNAGHIASYAPIASVLELPYSFPSTAVAREVLDGKFGKSLSDKIAEQSGIRILNYLPAAFRNFSSSTKLIKSPADMVGMKIRTQQIPIHVEMVKALGASPTPIAWAELYSALQTGVVDGQENAPYTILMANLQEVQKYYTLDHHLVNMPLITINEDYWQGLSDEDKTSFERAAANATFAMLGVITAKESQDLAKIRDAGVEIYQPNAEEFQQFVDAAQAPVAKILAKEIGQDIIDELKASVAEATAD; encoded by the coding sequence ATGAATTTCATGAAAAAAGCGCGCCTTGGCGTGACACTCTCGGCTGCCCTGCTTCTGGGCGCGGCCAATGCACAGGCTGATACGGTTCGGTTCGCTCACGTAGACGGTGAAGGCGATCTGCTCAACAACACCTACTGGACCTGGACCGAGGTTTTCTCCTCTGATCTCAGCGTCCTGTCGAATGGTAAATTCGATGTCGAGGTCTTCCCGAACGGTCAGATGGGGGATCTGGAATCGCTGGCCGAGCAGAATGCGCGCGGCACCTTGCAGATGGTCGGCGGTCTGAATGCTGGGCACATTGCTTCCTATGCTCCGATTGCCTCCGTGCTGGAGCTGCCTTATTCCTTCCCGTCCACTGCGGTCGCCCGTGAAGTGCTTGATGGCAAGTTTGGCAAGTCGCTCTCCGACAAAATTGCAGAGCAATCCGGCATCCGCATTCTCAACTATCTGCCAGCAGCTTTCCGCAACTTCTCCAGCTCCACAAAGTTGATCAAGTCACCCGCAGACATGGTTGGCATGAAAATCCGCACCCAGCAGATTCCGATCCATGTTGAAATGGTCAAGGCTCTTGGTGCGTCCCCAACCCCGATCGCATGGGCCGAGCTCTACAGCGCCCTGCAGACCGGTGTTGTCGACGGTCAGGAAAACGCACCCTATACCATCTTGATGGCAAACCTTCAGGAAGTGCAGAAGTACTACACGCTCGACCACCATCTGGTGAATATGCCACTCATCACCATCAACGAAGACTATTGGCAGGGCCTGTCTGATGAAGACAAAACGTCCTTTGAGCGTGCCGCTGCCAACGCGACTTTTGCGATGCTGGGTGTGATTACCGCCAAGGAATCTCAGGATCTGGCAAAGATCCGTGATGCTGGTGTCGAGATCTATCAGCCCAACGCAGAAGAATTCCAGCAGTTTGTCGACGCGGCGCAGGCCCCTGTCGCCAAGATTCTTGCCAAGGAAATCGGGCAGGACATCATTGATGAGCTGAAAGCGTCCGTGGCTGAAGCCACCGCTGACTGA
- a CDS encoding TRAP transporter small permease: MIAIIDKISSALAFIAGSIARVLLLAIAAMLFVQVVLRYGFSSSLPWPEEASRYLMIWVVMLAGSLLVRDDQLVRVDFFDAFWPKKILGYRNALFRLLLVGLLAVLVWKGLDNAMFGMRRKSVTIGISFFWIYLAVPVGAGLMMVQMLALAIKDFRHGPTNTGPSILNSEL; this comes from the coding sequence ATGATTGCGATTATCGACAAAATCTCCTCTGCCTTGGCATTCATAGCCGGATCGATTGCGCGGGTCCTGCTGTTGGCCATTGCCGCCATGTTGTTTGTGCAGGTTGTTCTGCGCTACGGCTTTTCCTCCTCCCTGCCCTGGCCTGAAGAAGCCTCCCGTTACCTGATGATATGGGTCGTGATGCTGGCGGGCAGCTTGCTCGTGCGCGACGATCAACTCGTTCGGGTCGATTTTTTCGATGCTTTCTGGCCCAAAAAGATTCTTGGCTATCGCAATGCACTGTTCCGGCTCTTACTGGTCGGTCTGCTGGCGGTTCTGGTCTGGAAAGGCCTCGACAACGCCATGTTCGGCATGCGGCGCAAGTCGGTGACCATCGGAATTTCCTTCTTCTGGATCTATCTTGCCGTGCCCGTTGGCGCGGGACTGATGATGGTGCAGATGCTGGCACTGGCGATCAAGGATTTCCGCCACGGCCCAACCAACACCGGTCCTTCCATTCTCAATTCGGAGCTGTGA
- a CDS encoding TRAP transporter large permease yields MEQPLFAVIGILLLLMFLGSPVIFAIGFASLSYFFIKPGMFDMLHIYAHKFFTGMDVFIWLSIPLFIIAGEIMSSIGMTERLVTLSRLMVGRLRGGLAYVNVVGSMLFSGVSGSALADISALGPIEMKMMEKDGYPKDFAAALTVSSAIQGPIIPPSIPLIMFSALTNVSVAALFLGGAIPGMMLGIAQMSVIYVMARRRGFKANPIAGLTLSVALHIFYNAFFAIFMPLIILGGILSGVFTATEAAAIAVAYALLVGFLAYRNLTLKTLWAILDRSVRTSASVYLIVGFATIISWILANERLPYQLRELIIQYDLQPWVLLLMLNVFFLINGLWIGDSVQLLLFAPLFTPILASMGVDPVHFGVVMVLNVMIGLMTPPYGLALYLGSSISGVPLGRIVVAALPFLISNLIVLGLVTYVPALSLTLPRLFGFL; encoded by the coding sequence ATGGAACAGCCGCTTTTCGCCGTCATCGGCATCCTGTTGTTGCTGATGTTTCTGGGCAGCCCGGTCATCTTTGCGATCGGCTTCGCCTCGTTGTCGTACTTTTTCATAAAGCCGGGCATGTTCGACATGCTCCATATCTATGCCCATAAATTCTTCACCGGCATGGATGTGTTTATCTGGCTTTCCATTCCGCTCTTCATCATTGCTGGCGAGATCATGAGTTCGATCGGCATGACTGAGCGCCTTGTCACGTTGTCACGGCTAATGGTTGGTCGCCTCCGTGGGGGGCTTGCCTATGTCAACGTCGTTGGCTCGATGCTCTTCTCAGGTGTATCCGGCTCGGCTCTGGCCGATATTTCCGCTCTTGGTCCAATCGAGATGAAGATGATGGAAAAAGACGGATATCCGAAGGATTTCGCCGCTGCCTTGACCGTTAGTTCCGCCATTCAGGGCCCGATCATCCCGCCTTCTATCCCGCTCATCATGTTCTCGGCTCTGACCAACGTGTCTGTGGCAGCGCTGTTTCTGGGCGGGGCTATCCCGGGCATGATGCTGGGCATTGCTCAGATGTCCGTCATTTATGTGATGGCCCGTCGCCGCGGCTTCAAAGCCAACCCGATTGCCGGACTGACCCTGTCTGTAGCATTGCACATTTTCTACAACGCCTTCTTTGCCATCTTCATGCCGCTGATTATTCTTGGCGGGATATTGTCCGGTGTTTTCACCGCCACAGAGGCCGCTGCAATTGCCGTCGCCTATGCCCTGCTTGTGGGATTTCTTGCCTATCGCAATCTGACTTTGAAGACCCTTTGGGCAATCCTTGACCGTTCCGTGCGGACATCGGCCTCCGTTTATCTGATTGTCGGCTTTGCCACCATCATCTCATGGATCCTCGCCAACGAGCGCCTGCCGTACCAACTGCGTGAATTGATCATCCAGTATGACCTGCAGCCTTGGGTGCTGCTGCTGATGCTCAACGTCTTCTTCCTCATCAATGGTTTGTGGATCGGCGACTCGGTTCAGTTGTTGCTGTTCGCTCCGCTGTTCACACCAATTCTGGCGTCCATGGGTGTGGATCCGGTGCATTTTGGCGTTGTGATGGTACTCAATGTGATGATCGGGTTGATGACGCCGCCCTATGGTCTGGCGCTTTATCTGGGGTCATCAATATCCGGGGTGCCATTGGGGCGCATCGTCGTGGCGGCCCTACCGTTTCTCATCTCCAATCTCATCGTTCTGGGGCTCGTCACCTATGTGCCGGCACTGTCCCTGACGCTGCCAAGACTGTTCGGATTTCTCTAG
- the dapA gene encoding 4-hydroxy-tetrahydrodipicolinate synthase yields MSITKADITGLFTAIVTPFKDDKSVDHDALKALVKRQLAAGATGIVPIGGTGEYPSLSRAERGEVVASCVEAAGDAPVMPGVLSTGYYDALDAGHDFKQAGAAGLMLVTPYYAVGPQDGMRRYFNNYREAIDLPLLAYEIPRRTGAALSPDTYRALADDGAIIGMKYSNYDMPQFIASLRESGDKLAILSGEEPLFATHIAQGAVGGVLASASIYPEYWLKIFELAKGGDLKAALALQNKIDPVLSAIYAETNPGPLKKYMSLAGADVGGVRLPLCDPSEETLAMLRAALDGFNGDLEA; encoded by the coding sequence ATGTCTATCACCAAGGCCGATATTACCGGTTTGTTCACTGCAATCGTCACCCCGTTCAAGGACGACAAATCCGTTGATCACGACGCGTTGAAAGCGCTTGTCAAACGCCAGCTGGCAGCAGGTGCCACCGGCATTGTGCCCATTGGGGGGACAGGGGAATATCCCTCACTGTCCCGCGCCGAACGCGGCGAAGTCGTGGCCAGTTGCGTTGAGGCCGCCGGCGATGCCCCTGTCATGCCGGGCGTTCTTTCCACTGGCTATTATGATGCGCTTGATGCGGGGCACGACTTCAAGCAGGCTGGCGCTGCGGGCCTGATGCTTGTCACGCCCTATTATGCGGTCGGACCTCAGGACGGTATGCGCCGCTATTTCAACAACTATCGTGAAGCGATTGATCTGCCATTGCTCGCTTATGAGATCCCGAGACGCACCGGTGCGGCCCTCTCACCGGATACCTATCGTGCATTGGCCGATGATGGCGCGATCATAGGCATGAAATATTCCAACTATGACATGCCGCAGTTCATCGCAAGCCTGCGCGAGTCAGGCGACAAGCTCGCCATTCTCTCCGGCGAGGAACCGCTGTTCGCAACTCATATTGCTCAGGGCGCCGTGGGCGGTGTGCTTGCCTCGGCGAGCATCTATCCGGAATATTGGCTAAAAATCTTCGAACTGGCCAAGGGCGGTGACCTCAAGGCAGCGCTGGCGCTGCAGAACAAGATCGATCCGGTCCTGAGCGCCATCTATGCCGAGACCAATCCGGGTCCTTTGAAGAAATATATGAGTCTGGCGGGTGCTGATGTCGGCGGCGTCCGTCTGCCGCTTTGTGACCCGAGCGAGGAAACGCTCGCCATGCTGCGAGCAGCGCTTGACGGTTTCAACGGGGATCTGGAAGCCTGA
- a CDS encoding FAD-binding oxidoreductase, with protein MKHKDLIDELVDILGPKGVLTAPDDVAPYVTDFRHRRTGSALAVLLPANTEEVSRAVAAVTSRGIAVYPQGGNTGLCYGAVPDKGVVICLRRMRKLRNADPLSGLLTVDAGLTLAEVHQEAEKLNMQFPLYLGSDGTAQIGGLVSTNAGGTGVLRYGSMRDLTAGVEVVLADGSILNEMQGLRKNNTGYNITQLVAGAEGTLGIVTGAVLRLAPRMTSRAVAWLGFEDIDAALKVGSKVRTTFGADVEALELVDDGEINCVLRNMSEVRMPLSEVPAYSLIIEIATPRVTDNLNDLLEEVLVPPMEEGLISDAVIAQNETQAAEIWHFRHSVTEANQLNGVGVVLDTSVRPSAVEEFVRQADIVTAEMFPKASRQIVAHLADGNVHYIVMFPRDIWDTYPDKPAKELEVEEAIHNVAQAVGGTFSAEHGIGRKLTDEMTRLIDPIRLDVMKRIKTALDPDNLMNPSILIP; from the coding sequence ATGAAACACAAAGATCTGATAGATGAACTGGTCGACATCCTTGGTCCCAAGGGTGTCCTGACCGCCCCGGACGATGTGGCGCCCTACGTGACGGACTTCCGTCACCGCCGCACCGGGTCGGCCCTTGCGGTGCTGTTGCCTGCCAACACCGAGGAAGTCTCCCGCGCGGTTGCCGCTGTTACGAGCCGCGGCATTGCCGTCTATCCGCAAGGGGGCAATACCGGTCTCTGTTATGGTGCGGTCCCTGACAAGGGCGTCGTCATTTGCCTCAGGCGCATGAGAAAACTCCGGAACGCCGACCCCCTCTCCGGACTTCTCACCGTTGATGCTGGCCTTACCCTTGCCGAGGTGCATCAGGAAGCTGAAAAACTCAACATGCAGTTCCCGCTCTATCTCGGGTCTGATGGCACAGCCCAGATCGGCGGTCTTGTCTCGACCAATGCCGGAGGAACCGGCGTGTTGCGCTATGGTTCCATGCGGGATCTCACTGCGGGGGTAGAAGTCGTTCTTGCCGATGGCAGCATCCTCAACGAGATGCAAGGCCTGCGCAAAAACAACACCGGCTACAATATCACCCAGCTCGTTGCGGGCGCTGAAGGGACGCTGGGCATCGTCACCGGGGCGGTTCTTCGTCTGGCTCCTCGCATGACCAGCCGAGCTGTCGCATGGCTAGGGTTCGAAGATATCGACGCGGCCCTGAAAGTGGGCAGCAAGGTGCGAACAACCTTCGGGGCCGATGTTGAGGCGCTGGAACTTGTTGACGATGGCGAGATAAACTGCGTGCTTCGCAACATGTCTGAAGTGCGTATGCCGCTTTCTGAAGTCCCGGCCTATTCTCTCATCATCGAAATCGCAACGCCGCGCGTGACAGACAATCTCAATGACTTGCTCGAAGAGGTCCTCGTTCCACCGATGGAAGAAGGTCTCATCAGCGACGCCGTCATAGCCCAAAACGAAACGCAAGCCGCTGAAATCTGGCACTTCCGCCATTCTGTGACGGAGGCAAACCAACTCAACGGCGTTGGCGTTGTTCTTGACACATCTGTGCGACCATCCGCCGTGGAGGAATTTGTCAGGCAGGCCGACATTGTCACCGCGGAAATGTTTCCGAAGGCAAGCCGACAGATCGTGGCCCATCTTGCCGATGGTAACGTCCATTATATCGTCATGTTCCCCCGAGATATTTGGGACACCTACCCGGACAAGCCCGCCAAGGAACTTGAAGTGGAAGAAGCCATCCACAATGTCGCTCAGGCGGTGGGTGGGACATTCTCTGCTGAACATGGCATCGGTCGCAAGCTCACCGATGAAATGACGCGCCTGATAGATCCTATTCGCCTCGATGTCATGAAGCGGATCAAAACGGCACTGGATCCTGACAATCTGATGAATCCAAGCATCTTGATCCCGTGA
- a CDS encoding phosphatidylserine/phosphatidylglycerophosphate/cardiolipin synthase family protein — MSWLITHLAIVAISLVIAASALVILGQKRSPQATLAWLLFLILLPYVALPLYLTFGFRKSTSSAHQLADRAGAQPKPDHPEKRVINLLQNSGFSGSAGNSFKMHEDGIKAWESLRDIIANAEISLDITFYLLASDPVGEAFCALLEERAKAGVSVHLILDRFGSLQAPWTALRRLKAAGAEVRLYSPFTDWAKGVNISLRNHRKMVIADGQRVWAGGRNVATHYLGPQSDEQRWIDFSFVVEGPVVEQYIAVFSADWTFVGGSHRPESPVLREEKGSSSLNLIPSGPNMADDLLYDAVVLACHQANARIWIFTPYFTPTPNLTQALSIAARRGVDVRILLPEKSNQWLADLARGPALRSLGCDGVRILTLTKMIHAKAILIDDSAFVGSANFDSRSLLLNYETMLFVRSVEDISALTCWMNGVMTDASEELAKSSLWRRFSEGVFRLISPIL, encoded by the coding sequence ATGAGCTGGTTGATAACGCATTTGGCAATCGTCGCGATCAGCTTGGTGATCGCGGCAAGTGCACTTGTCATTCTTGGGCAGAAGCGAAGCCCACAAGCCACCCTCGCATGGCTTCTGTTCCTCATTCTCCTGCCTTATGTTGCGTTGCCGCTCTATCTGACGTTCGGCTTTCGCAAGAGCACGTCCAGCGCCCATCAACTGGCCGATCGTGCCGGTGCGCAGCCGAAACCCGATCATCCGGAAAAACGGGTAATCAACCTGCTCCAAAATAGCGGATTTTCTGGTTCCGCTGGCAATTCCTTCAAGATGCATGAAGATGGCATTAAGGCTTGGGAAAGCCTTCGCGATATCATCGCGAATGCCGAAATCTCATTGGACATCACGTTTTATCTCCTCGCATCGGACCCGGTCGGTGAAGCCTTTTGCGCGCTCTTGGAAGAAAGAGCAAAAGCAGGCGTTTCCGTGCATCTCATTCTCGACAGGTTCGGTTCGCTTCAAGCGCCGTGGACTGCCTTGAGGCGGCTTAAGGCAGCTGGCGCCGAGGTCAGGCTCTACTCGCCCTTCACCGATTGGGCCAAGGGTGTGAACATCAGCTTGCGAAACCATCGAAAGATGGTGATTGCTGACGGGCAACGGGTCTGGGCCGGAGGCCGCAATGTGGCCACCCATTATCTTGGGCCCCAAAGCGATGAACAAAGATGGATCGATTTTTCATTCGTGGTAGAAGGCCCGGTTGTCGAACAATATATCGCTGTTTTCTCTGCAGACTGGACGTTTGTCGGCGGGAGCCATCGGCCTGAAAGCCCTGTACTGAGAGAAGAGAAAGGCAGCTCTAGCCTCAATCTCATACCTTCAGGCCCCAACATGGCAGACGATTTACTCTACGATGCTGTGGTTCTGGCCTGTCATCAGGCAAATGCGCGCATATGGATCTTCACGCCCTACTTCACTCCCACCCCAAACCTTACACAGGCGCTTTCCATCGCTGCCCGGCGCGGGGTGGACGTTCGTATTCTGCTGCCAGAAAAGTCTAACCAATGGCTCGCCGATCTGGCGAGAGGCCCCGCGCTGCGATCCCTTGGCTGTGACGGTGTCCGCATCCTGACATTGACGAAGATGATTCACGCAAAGGCCATCCTGATCGACGACAGCGCATTTGTCGGCTCTGCCAATTTCGATTCCAGAAGCCTCTTGCTAAACTACGAGACAATGCTGTTTGTCCGGTCAGTTGAGGACATCTCTGCCCTCACCTGCTGGATGAATGGTGTCATGACCGACGCCTCAGAGGAGCTCGCCAAAAGCAGCCTATGGAGGCGGTTCTCAGAAGGTGTTTTCAGGCTCATCTCGCCGATCCTTTGA